A region from the Riemerella anatipestifer genome encodes:
- a CDS encoding DUF4870 domain-containing protein: protein MESLNFSQMKEDKDMLFLLHLSQLFNLITGFGGLIAPILIWAFKKDEIQGINEQGKEVINFQITMFLAILVSIPLCFILIGFLFISIIALLMIIVPIIQAIKSKDNQSIRYPLTIRFI, encoded by the coding sequence ATGGAAAGCCTTAATTTTTCTCAAATGAAAGAAGACAAAGATATGTTGTTCCTACTACATTTATCTCAATTATTTAATCTTATTACAGGATTTGGTGGACTTATAGCTCCTATCTTAATTTGGGCATTCAAAAAAGATGAAATACAGGGAATAAATGAACAAGGCAAAGAGGTTATTAACTTTCAAATCACTATGTTTCTAGCCATTTTGGTATCTATACCTTTATGCTTTATTCTGATAGGTTTTTTATTCATATCTATTATAGCACTTCTTATGATTATAGTACCTATTATACAAGCTATTAAATCTAAAGATAATCAATCTATAAGATATCCTTTAACTATTAGATTTATTTAG